One window of the Methylocystis parvus OBBP genome contains the following:
- a CDS encoding alpha-amylase, translated as MPASAAAKRAAVVKAPPQLAPPDVAPQIVATQSRPPAPMGVFGADMPAKGKLVLAIAPIWANLSGQRIGAQGVSSEFIVSTIPWWVDPTKKLRLVPQNIAVASQTGVVSYGLSDDLSVVVTASIVEKRLEALTFKGQSGVTPLGRSYPGTFGLADFTTSAIYRIYQDPVHRVQVNLGFAYPFSYNAARFDLLQPDGTISNLRAFYGMQPGSGTFDILPGIVYAGNAGQWSWGLSYRARLPLAKNPENWRFGDLHEFNGWAGYTLIPGVTTTFRVSGVTQGQISGFDPQILGRAVPTNPAFYGGQRVELFGGGVVSGKFIGLDAASIAFEAGLPVYQNLNGPQIAKNWQAGFSLRLKI; from the coding sequence TTGCCTGCCTCGGCCGCTGCGAAGCGCGCGGCCGTCGTCAAGGCTCCGCCGCAACTTGCGCCGCCAGACGTCGCGCCGCAAATTGTCGCGACCCAGTCGCGGCCGCCGGCGCCCATGGGCGTGTTCGGCGCTGACATGCCCGCCAAGGGCAAATTAGTGCTGGCGATCGCGCCGATCTGGGCCAATCTGTCGGGACAGCGGATCGGCGCGCAGGGCGTCAGTTCCGAATTCATCGTCTCGACCATTCCCTGGTGGGTCGATCCAACCAAGAAGCTGCGGCTCGTGCCGCAAAACATCGCCGTCGCTTCGCAGACGGGCGTGGTCTCCTATGGTCTTTCGGACGACCTTTCTGTCGTCGTCACGGCGTCGATCGTCGAAAAACGGCTCGAGGCGCTCACCTTCAAGGGGCAATCCGGCGTCACGCCATTGGGCAGAAGTTACCCGGGAACGTTCGGCCTCGCCGATTTCACCACAAGTGCGATCTACAGGATTTACCAGGACCCCGTGCACAGGGTTCAGGTGAATCTCGGTTTCGCCTATCCGTTCAGCTACAACGCGGCCCGCTTCGATCTGCTGCAGCCGGACGGAACGATCTCCAACCTTCGCGCCTTCTACGGCATGCAGCCCGGCAGCGGCACCTTCGATATTCTTCCTGGGATCGTCTATGCTGGAAACGCTGGCCAATGGTCCTGGGGACTCTCCTACCGCGCGCGGTTGCCGCTCGCCAAGAATCCGGAGAACTGGCGCTTCGGCGATCTGCATGAGTTCAACGGCTGGGCGGGTTATACCCTGATCCCCGGCGTGACGACGACCTTTCGCGTCAGCGGCGTGACGCAGGGGCAGATCTCCGGCTTCGATCCGCAAATCCTCGGCCGCGCCGTGCCGACCAACCCCGCCTTCTACGGCGGCCAGCGCGTGGAGCTCTTTGGCGGCGGCGTCGTCAGCGGCAAGTTTATCGGGCTCGATGCGGCGTCGATCGCCTTCGAGGCCGGGCTGCCCGTCTATCAGAATCTCAACGGCCCGCAGATCGCCAAGAATTGGCAGGCGGGCTTCTCATTGAGGCTGAAGATCTGA
- a CDS encoding TetR/AcrR family transcriptional regulator, translating into MRDASQRDERSRDKHGGGFLSYIDYKYNRIYQYAGVSPPFVLQCLEIDSQVPHRAGALRTNGLEKMENRLSAKRKSRLSPTAVNRMGRARTGQKDAPPKGPKANARLLEAAIGLCCRKGVAATSVDEIIEESGVARMTLYNRYGSKDALIHAALAHEASVWRAWFFTRLAETPGTPREKLLALFDIMDEWFRRDDYLGCALMNAAMEGRNTDEKLAEIIRAHKSHVIEQLRALVHAAGVNDVELLTQQLDLLMDGAIVKAAIKKTPAPALEARKIAEALLPSASRGGPRVTAVTL; encoded by the coding sequence ATGCGTGACGCGTCGCAGCGCGATGAGCGGAGCAGGGATAAGCACGGCGGCGGCTTCCTTTCGTATATAGACTACAAATATAATCGAATTTATCAATATGCTGGTGTTTCGCCGCCATTCGTGCTGCAATGCCTTGAAATTGATAGTCAAGTACCGCATCGAGCGGGCGCTCTTAGAACGAATGGTCTAGAAAAAATGGAAAATCGCCTGTCCGCAAAGCGAAAAAGCCGCCTGTCGCCGACGGCCGTCAACCGCATGGGCCGCGCCCGCACGGGTCAGAAAGACGCGCCGCCGAAAGGGCCCAAAGCCAATGCGCGTCTCCTCGAAGCGGCGATCGGCCTTTGTTGCCGCAAAGGCGTCGCCGCGACGAGCGTCGATGAAATCATTGAGGAGTCGGGCGTCGCGCGGATGACGCTTTACAATCGCTATGGCTCCAAGGATGCGCTCATCCACGCGGCGCTTGCGCATGAAGCGAGCGTCTGGCGCGCCTGGTTCTTCACAAGGCTTGCAGAGACCCCGGGAACGCCGCGCGAAAAGCTGCTCGCTTTGTTCGACATCATGGACGAATGGTTCAGACGCGATGATTATCTCGGCTGCGCGCTGATGAATGCGGCGATGGAGGGCCGCAACACGGATGAGAAGCTCGCCGAGATCATCCGCGCGCATAAGAGCCATGTGATTGAGCAGTTGCGCGCGCTCGTCCATGCGGCGGGGGTTAATGACGTTGAATTGCTCACGCAACAGCTCGACCTGCTGATGGACGGCGCAATCGTCAAGGCCGCCATCAAGAAGACCCCGGCGCCGGCGCTGGAGGCGCGCAAAATCGCTGAAGCATTGTTGCCAAGCGCCTCGCGCGGCGGCCCGCGAGTCACGGCCGTGACGCTGTAG
- a CDS encoding ABC transporter ATP-binding protein, with protein sequence MLIPAPLIALRRVTHRYAHHAAPALADVSLRVAPGECVAVIGRSGCGKSTLLQIMAGLVQPTGGDIHFANRRDARKPIRRTLMFQRPLLFPWLDVAGNVALALRFDGRKQETPGRVEELLARTGLAGRARANVRELSGGQQQRVALARSLAVDPDILLLDEPFSALDPLTRGELRRQLRETQQTFGFAMTLVTHDVDDALDLASRVVVMAAEPGRIIAEHDIPSEMDGETRATLRARLLDALEPEPCSIAIDA encoded by the coding sequence GTGCTTATCCCTGCTCCGCTCATCGCGCTGCGACGCGTCACGCATCGCTACGCCCATCATGCCGCTCCGGCGCTCGCCGACGTCAGCCTGCGCGTCGCGCCCGGAGAATGCGTCGCCGTCATCGGCCGCAGCGGCTGCGGAAAATCGACGCTGTTGCAGATCATGGCCGGTCTCGTCCAGCCGACGGGAGGCGACATCCATTTCGCCAATCGGCGCGACGCCAGGAAGCCAATTCGCCGCACGCTGATGTTTCAGCGCCCGCTGCTTTTTCCTTGGCTTGACGTCGCCGGCAACGTCGCTCTGGCGCTACGTTTCGACGGACGCAAGCAGGAGACGCCGGGCCGCGTCGAGGAGCTGCTCGCGCGGACCGGCCTCGCCGGACGCGCGCGCGCCAATGTGCGCGAACTCTCCGGCGGGCAGCAGCAGCGCGTGGCGCTCGCGCGTTCGCTCGCGGTCGATCCTGACATTCTTCTTCTCGATGAGCCCTTCTCCGCGCTTGATCCGTTGACGCGCGGCGAGCTGCGTCGCCAGTTGCGCGAGACGCAGCAAACATTCGGTTTCGCGATGACGCTCGTCACCCATGACGTCGACGACGCGCTCGATCTCGCCTCGCGCGTCGTCGTGATGGCGGCGGAGCCAGGACGCATCATCGCCGAACATGACATTCCGAGTGAGATGGACGGCGAGACCCGCGCAACGTTGCGCGCGCGCCTTCTCGACGCTCTCGAACCCGAGCCCTGCTCCATCGCTATAGACGCCTGA
- a CDS encoding ABC transporter substrate-binding protein, producing the protein MCKDCDQYDLHYAPGGGVSRRHVLDRLAMGGLAALLSALPDAARAMENDVDTLRIGYLPITDATPLLLAHAKGYFEEEGLKVAKPELIRGWAPLIEGFAAGRFNVVHLLKPTALWLRYGGHVPVKVVAWAHTNGSALVVQGDGGVKSFADLAGKQLAVPFWYSTHNIVLQYALRKSGLTPVIKPQDATLGPKEVNLQILQPPDMPPALAARKIDGYIVAEPFNALGELNASARVLRFTGDIWKNHPCCVVSILQPLIEKRPEWTQKVVNAIVRAEVYASQNKEEVAKLLSRDGLGYLPAPAKVVTRAITGYAQEPAYKDIIRHADWGNGRIDFQPWPYPSATRLIVQQLKDTKIEGDRVFLDKLDPDFVTKDLVDYAFVKQALARYPDWRRDRSVASGDPFSRQEIIAL; encoded by the coding sequence ATGTGCAAGGACTGCGATCAATATGATCTTCACTATGCGCCTGGCGGGGGCGTATCGCGCCGCCACGTCCTCGATCGGCTCGCCATGGGCGGCCTCGCGGCGCTGCTCTCGGCCCTGCCGGACGCTGCGCGCGCCATGGAAAATGACGTCGACACGCTACGTATCGGCTATCTGCCGATCACCGACGCAACGCCGCTGCTCCTCGCCCACGCCAAGGGCTATTTCGAGGAGGAAGGGTTGAAGGTCGCCAAGCCCGAACTCATTCGCGGCTGGGCGCCGCTGATCGAGGGCTTCGCCGCCGGCCGCTTTAACGTCGTGCATCTTTTGAAGCCGACCGCGCTCTGGCTGCGTTATGGCGGCCATGTGCCGGTGAAGGTCGTCGCCTGGGCGCACACGAATGGCTCGGCGCTCGTCGTGCAGGGCGACGGCGGCGTGAAAAGCTTTGCCGATCTCGCCGGCAAGCAGCTCGCCGTGCCCTTCTGGTATTCGACGCACAATATCGTGCTTCAATATGCGCTGCGTAAAAGCGGCCTTACGCCCGTCATCAAGCCGCAGGACGCGACGCTCGGCCCCAAGGAAGTCAATCTGCAAATCCTTCAGCCGCCGGACATGCCGCCGGCGCTCGCCGCCAGGAAGATCGACGGTTACATCGTCGCGGAGCCGTTCAATGCGCTTGGCGAACTGAACGCCTCGGCGCGCGTGCTGCGTTTTACCGGCGACATCTGGAAGAATCATCCCTGCTGCGTCGTCTCGATTCTGCAGCCGCTGATCGAGAAGCGGCCCGAATGGACGCAGAAGGTCGTCAACGCCATTGTGCGCGCGGAAGTCTACGCCTCGCAGAACAAGGAGGAGGTTGCGAAACTGCTCTCGCGCGACGGCCTGGGCTATCTGCCGGCGCCGGCGAAAGTCGTTACGCGCGCCATCACCGGCTATGCGCAGGAGCCAGCCTATAAGGACATCATCCGGCATGCCGATTGGGGTAATGGGCGCATCGATTTCCAGCCTTGGCCCTATCCGTCGGCGACGCGCCTCATCGTGCAGCAGCTCAAGGATACGAAGATCGAAGGCGACCGCGTCTTTCTCGACAAGCTCGATCCGGATTTCGTGACGAAAGACCTCGTCGATTACGCGTTCGTGAAACAGGCGTTGGCGCGCTACCCCGATTGGCGACGCGACAGGAGCGTGGCGAGCGGCGATCCCTTCAGCCGCCAGGAGATAATCGCGCTATGA
- a CDS encoding ABC transporter permease yields the protein MSSAAMTSPFRRRRAASRLPALGGRVASALVDLSGLAALLGLWALGGWLIARNPATAAFAALAPAPALRRLYEMLVDGSAFAAAGPSLARIAGGLAIAFALGAPIGVLVGRSALFRKATHLPFQLLRMVSPLAWMPIAILAFPTWNAAIVFLIFAASIWPIIFSTAHGLRKLDPDWFRLAQNLGAGRLQILTAVVVPAAAQDVLTGLRLALGVAWIVLAPAEYLGVTSGLGYAINDARDTLDYDRLAATVVLIGLIGFFLDALIVAAIARVSWTHQD from the coding sequence ATGAGCAGCGCAGCGATGACCTCCCCGTTCCGCCGCCGTCGGGCCGCAAGCCGCCTGCCGGCGCTGGGCGGACGCGTGGCGAGCGCGCTCGTTGATTTGAGCGGCCTCGCCGCCCTCCTCGGCCTGTGGGCGCTCGGCGGCTGGCTGATCGCCCGCAATCCGGCGACCGCCGCCTTCGCCGCCCTCGCGCCGGCGCCCGCCCTGCGCCGTCTTTACGAGATGCTCGTCGACGGCTCGGCGTTCGCCGCCGCCGGCCCCAGCCTCGCGCGCATCGCCGGCGGGCTCGCCATCGCCTTTGCCTTGGGCGCGCCGATCGGCGTCCTTGTCGGGCGCAGCGCGCTGTTTCGCAAGGCGACGCATCTGCCGTTCCAGCTGTTGCGCATGGTGAGCCCGCTCGCCTGGATGCCGATCGCCATTCTCGCCTTTCCGACATGGAACGCGGCGATCGTCTTCCTGATCTTCGCCGCCTCCATATGGCCGATCATTTTCTCGACCGCGCACGGGTTGCGCAAGCTCGACCCGGACTGGTTTCGTCTCGCGCAAAATCTCGGCGCGGGACGCTTGCAGATCCTCACCGCCGTCGTCGTTCCGGCCGCCGCGCAGGATGTTCTGACCGGCCTGCGCCTCGCGCTCGGCGTCGCCTGGATCGTTCTGGCGCCGGCCGAATATCTCGGGGTCACCAGCGGGCTTGGCTATGCGATCAACGACGCGCGCGACACGCTGGACTACGACCGCCTCGCCGCGACTGTCGTTCTTATCGGCCTCATCGGCTTCTTCCTCGACGCGCTGATCGTCGCGGCGATCGCGCGCGTCTCCTGGACCCATCAAGACTAA
- a CDS encoding OsmC family protein — protein MSNDAPVLTSCLAPISKDGLDALIAAGKANPAAIKTVKCRTVAEGRFRHLNFVRNLPPQIVDEPPALLGDDTAPNPSEALLAALGSCLAVGIHANAVANNITVRSLALDLEADINITSVWGAGDISPKPVGFDAVRVNVTLDADAPKETLDALIAHAQKWSPVANTIAKPVALTVARAEKGDA, from the coding sequence ATGAGCAATGACGCCCCGGTCCTGACCTCCTGCCTGGCGCCGATCAGCAAGGACGGGCTCGACGCCCTCATCGCCGCCGGCAAAGCAAATCCTGCGGCGATCAAGACCGTAAAGTGCCGCACTGTGGCCGAAGGCCGGTTCCGCCATCTTAACTTCGTCCGCAATCTGCCGCCGCAAATCGTCGACGAGCCGCCGGCGCTGCTCGGCGACGACACCGCGCCCAATCCGTCCGAGGCGCTGCTCGCCGCGCTCGGCTCCTGTCTCGCGGTCGGCATTCACGCCAACGCCGTCGCCAACAACATCACCGTGCGTTCGCTCGCGCTCGATCTCGAAGCCGACATCAACATCACCTCGGTCTGGGGAGCGGGCGACATCTCGCCAAAGCCTGTGGGCTTCGACGCGGTCCGGGTCAACGTGACGCTCGACGCGGACGCGCCGAAGGAGACGCTCGACGCGCTGATCGCCCATGCGCAGAAATGGTCGCCTGTCGCCAACACCATTGCCAAGCCCGTCGCCCTCACGGTGGCGCGCGCCGAAAAGGGTGACGCATGA
- a CDS encoding acyl-CoA dehydrogenase family protein, with protein MSLADAAAPLAPAPPKKDVLARVRGVVARELRPLAARIDAEGLYPSHVLKQLGAVGAFAQHHEGFGESAAIDLGRAIQAMSAVAEVCLSTAFCAWCQDAFGWYLQNSENAGLRARLQADAASGAILGGTGLSNPMKALSGIEPMKLKGERVTGGYRVDGVLPWVSNLETGHYFAFCFDAGSEAIIAIARLGFDGVESRKGAKFIALDGTATRAVGFKNAFVPDSMLLSEALPRFARSIKPGFLLLQTGMAAGLVRNCAQLMRELPTRMREVNAYLPIGPGALEEKLGELEGEILTLAAAPFENDADYLRRVLSARLEGSRLALEATQALMLHAGASAYLRNSVYSRRLRESYFVAIVTPATKHLLKDLSTGSDA; from the coding sequence ATGAGTCTCGCTGACGCCGCCGCGCCCTTGGCGCCCGCGCCGCCAAAAAAGGATGTTCTCGCCCGGGTGCGCGGCGTGGTCGCGCGCGAACTGCGGCCGCTCGCCGCGCGCATCGACGCGGAAGGCCTCTACCCGTCCCACGTGCTGAAACAACTCGGCGCGGTCGGCGCCTTCGCCCAGCATCACGAGGGCTTCGGCGAAAGCGCCGCAATCGATCTCGGGCGCGCCATTCAAGCGATGAGCGCCGTCGCCGAGGTCTGCCTCTCCACGGCCTTCTGCGCCTGGTGCCAGGACGCGTTCGGCTGGTATCTGCAGAATTCCGAGAACGCCGGGCTGCGCGCTCGCCTGCAAGCCGACGCCGCCAGCGGCGCCATCCTCGGCGGGACAGGCCTTTCCAATCCGATGAAGGCGCTCTCCGGCATCGAGCCCATGAAGCTCAAGGGCGAGCGCGTCACCGGCGGCTATCGCGTCGACGGCGTTTTGCCCTGGGTCTCCAATCTGGAGACGGGCCATTATTTCGCCTTTTGTTTCGACGCCGGTTCCGAGGCGATCATAGCGATCGCCCGTCTTGGCTTTGACGGCGTGGAGAGCCGCAAGGGCGCGAAATTCATCGCGCTTGACGGCACGGCGACGCGTGCGGTCGGCTTCAAGAACGCTTTTGTTCCTGACAGTATGCTTCTGTCCGAGGCGCTGCCGCGCTTCGCGCGAAGCATCAAGCCCGGATTTTTGCTGCTACAGACCGGCATGGCGGCGGGCCTCGTGCGCAATTGCGCGCAGCTCATGCGTGAGTTGCCGACGCGTATGCGCGAGGTCAACGCCTATCTTCCGATCGGCCCGGGGGCGCTCGAGGAAAAGCTGGGCGAGCTTGAAGGCGAAATCCTGACGCTCGCGGCCGCGCCGTTCGAAAACGACGCCGACTATTTGCGCCGCGTTCTCTCCGCGAGGCTCGAGGGATCGCGCCTCGCGCTCGAGGCGACGCAGGCGCTCATGCTCCACGCCGGCGCCAGCGCCTATTTGCGAAACTCGGTCTATAGCCGTCGGCTTCGCGAGTCCTATTTCGTGGCGATCGTCACGCCCGCGACGAAGCACCTCTTGAAGGACCTATCGACTGGCTCGGACGCCTAA